ACACCAACGGCGACGATCAAGCACGCGCTTGGATCCGAAAAGCCCTCGATGCCAAGATCGACCTAGCAAGATTTGTTGCCGACCGTCGAGGAAAGGGTCGAGCcaccgaggtcgtcggctACCTCAAGGGCGCCTTCAACATGGGCTTCCGAATCAGGTTTGAGGATGACGggcccgacgccgtcatccgTTTCCCAAAGCCCGGTCACATCTCGACGGTGTTCTTGGAGGAGAAGCTTGTCAATGAAGTACGTGCCATCGAGTTCATACACCACAACACAACAATCCCGGTTCCGTTTGTGCACGCTTGGGGCTTGACCCACGAGAGTCCGCGGCAGCTCGGCCCCTTTATCATTATGGACTTTGTTGAGGGCACCTTGGCCTCGAGAGTTCTCCAAAAGCCCACCGACGATGACCAGCAAGAACTGATCTTGAACCCGGACCTGGACAGTTCCCTGCTAGACAGGTTCTACCAGCAAGTCGCTGGGTATCTTCTCTAGCTATCTCGACTCGACTTCAAGCGTATTGGCGTTATTTCGAAACAGCCTGGAGAGCCTGGGGCCGGGGAGGATGTGTGGTCCTCTTCCAAGAGACCTCTGACGTACAACATGAACGAACTGGCCACGTCCGCAGGCTACCCAGCAGATAGCTTTCCGACCACAAGCTTCGCCCGCGCCAGCAACTTCTTCAAGAGAATGTCTCACGAGCACCTGGTCCACCTGCGCACCCAGCGGAATCTTGCTTTCACCCCCGAGATTGCCCGCGCCCGCTACATTGCCCGCCACCGGTacctccagctcgtcgactCTTACTGCagcgccgaagacgacgcagGCCCCTTAACCCCGTTCTGCGACGACTTCCGGCCGGCCAATATGCCTGTTGACCCCGACACCATGCAGATCACGGCCGTGCTCGACTGGGAGTTCACCAACGCCATGCCCGCCCAGTTCTCGAACGATCCGCCCtggtggctgctgctggccgaccCGGGCAGCTTGGTGGACCGCGACGCCGTGCAGGAGTTCCGTGACCTATACGAACCCCGGATGGAACAGTTCCTCCGGATGCTCGAGACGGTCGAGGCCAAAGAAGGCCGGGACGCCCGCGGAGAcggggacggagacgacCGGCCACCTCTCTCGGCCCGGATGCGCGCCTCGTGGGCGACGGGCCGGTTCTGGTTCAATTTCGCATCCCGGAAAAGCTACGACGTTGACAACATCTATTGGAAAGTACTGCACGAAGGGGGTGACGCGGCCGCGCTGCTCAAGCCGGAGGTGCGCGCCGGGATGGACGCCGCTGTAGAGAAGGAGATGGCACAGTTAAAGGAATACAGGGAGGAATGCGCACCGCGTTTCCCCAATGAGAAGGCTGATGACAACAAGTAGGCGGTTAAACGACTAACTGTCCCCGGCCCGGCCTGATAGACACGGGGCTGATTCCTTCTCTCTGCCAATTAAGCAGTGTTTCCACTTCCTCAACTAGCTAGCAACATCAAGGCAATCTCGTCTTGATATGTTTCATTCTGATTTTCGTACTCCGGCTGTGATTCAAATTAGTCAAAATAAAGGGAAGGAAACCCCTTTTTCCTCAATAAAAAGAGAGATAGATAAAGAGAGATGGGGGAGGTATGAAAGACATGCGAGATGGTAGTGCCAGAATCGATTGTGTGACGGACTGGACGTTTATTGCCTATATGTAACTATTCCCCCTTTTTAGCTGACGATGACATTACTACACTCGAAGTCCTACAAAGGGCAAGGCTAGGAAGAAGTAAGAGCAGCCAGATGGGTTTCACTGGCCGCTCGAAAACCAAACCCTCGTAGAGATACTAGCATTACCCAATGAGAGGCACAAGAGGCTCTTCTC
The DNA window shown above is from Colletotrichum destructivum chromosome 2, complete sequence and carries:
- a CDS encoding Putative protein kinase-like domain superfamily — protein: MYDTLSLSTCFDSLQDTNGDDQARAWIRKALDAKIDLARFVADRRGKGRATEVVGYLKGAFNMGFRIRFEDDGPDAVIRFPKPGHISTVFLEEKLVNEVRAIEFIHHNTTIPVPFVHAWGLTHESPRQLGPFIIMDFVEGTLASRVLQKPTDDDQQELILNPDLDSSLLDRFYQQRIGVISKQPGEPGAGEDVWSSSKRPLTYNMNELATSAGYPADSFPTTSFARASNFFKRMSHEHLVHLRTQRNLAFTPEIARARYIARHRYLQLVDSYCSAEDDAGPLTPFCDDFRPANMPVDPDTMQITAVLDWEFTNAMPAQFSNDPPWWLLLADPGSLVDRDAVQEFRDLYEPRMEQFLRMLETVEAKEGRDARGDGDGDDRPPLSARMRASWATGRFWFNFASRKSYDVDNIYWKVLHEGGDAAALLKPEVRAGMDAAVEKEMAQLKEYREECAPRFPNEKADDNK